One segment of Eschrichtius robustus isolate mEscRob2 chromosome 3, mEscRob2.pri, whole genome shotgun sequence DNA contains the following:
- the PSMD4 gene encoding 26S proteasome non-ATPase regulatory subunit 4 isoform X1 produces the protein MVLESTMVCVDNSEYMRNGDFLPTRLQAQQDAVNIVCHSKTRSNPENNVGLITLANDCEVLTTLTPDTGRILSKLHTVQPKGKITFCTGIRVAHLALKHRQGKNHKMRIIAFVGSPVEDNEKDLVKLAKRLKKEKVNVDIINFGEEEVNTEKLTAFVNTLNGKDGTGSHLVTVPPGPSLADALISSPILAGEGGAMLGLGASDFEFGVDPSADPELALALRVSMEEQRQRQEEEARRAAAASAAEAGIATTGTEGERDSDDALLKMTISQQEFGRTGLPDLSSMTEEEQIAYAMQMSLQGAEFGQAESADIDASSAMDTSEPTKEEDDYDVMQDPEFLQSVLENLPGVDPNNEAIRNAMGSLASQATKDGKKDKKEEDKK, from the exons ATGGTGTTGGAAAGCACTATGGTTTG CGTGGACAACAGCGAGTATATGCGGAACGGGGACTTCCTACCCACCCGGCTACAGGCCCAGCAGGATGCCGTCAACATAGTCTGTCACTCCAAGACCCGTAGCAACCCTGAGAACAACGTGGGCCTCATCACACTGGCCAA TGACTGTGAAGTGCTGACCACACTCACCCCTGACACCGGCCGCATCCTGTCTAAGCTCCACACTGTCCAACCCAAGGGCAAGATCACCTTCTGCACTGGCATCCGCGTGGCCCAT CTGGCCCTGAAGCACCGACAGGGCAAGAATCACAAGATGCGAATCATTGCCTTTGTGGGAAGCCCCGTGGAGGACAATGAGAAGGAT ctGGTGAAACTGGCTAAACGCCTCAAGAAGGAGAAAGTAAATGTTGACATTATCAATTTTGGGGAAGAG GAGGTGAACACAGAAAAGCTGACCGCCTTTGTAAACACATTGAATGGCAAAGATGGAACAGGTTCTCATCTGGTGACAGTGCCTCCTGGGCCCAGCTTGGCTGATGCCCTCATCAGTTCTCCGATTCTGGCTGGGGAAGGCGGTGCCATGCTGGGTCTGGGTGCCAGTGACTTTGAATTTGGAGTGGATCCCAGTGCTGATCCTGAGCTGGCCTTG GCCCTTCGTGTTTCTATGGAAGAACAGCGGCAGCGGCAGGAGGAGGAGGCGCGGCGGGCAGCTGCCGCCTCTGCCGCTGAGGCCGGAATCGCTACGACGGGGACTGAAGGTGAAAGAG ACTCGGACGATGCCCTGCTGAAGATGACCATCAGCCAGCAGGAGTTTGGCCGCACTGGGCTCCCTGACCTAAGCAGTATGACCGAGGAAGAACAGATTGCATATGCGATGCAGATGTCTCTacagggtgcag AATTTGGCCAGGCAGAATCAGCTGACATTGACGCCAGTTCAGCCATGGACACATCTGAGCCCACCAAG GAGGAGGATGATTATGACGTGATGCAGGACCCCGAGTTCCTTCAGAGTGTCCTGGAGAACCTTCCAGGCGTGGATCCCAACAATGAGGCCATTCGAAATGCCATGGGCTCCCTGGCCTCCCAGGCCACCAAGGATGGCAAGAAGGACAAGAAGGAGGAGGACAAGAAGTGA
- the PSMD4 gene encoding 26S proteasome non-ATPase regulatory subunit 4 isoform X2, translated as MVLESTMVCVDNSEYMRNGDFLPTRLQAQQDAVNIVCHSKTRSNPENNVGLITLANDCEVLTTLTPDTGRILSKLHTVQPKGKITFCTGIRVAHLALKHRQGKNHKMRIIAFVGSPVEDNEKDLVKLAKRLKKEKVNVDIINFGEEEVNTEKLTAFVNTLNGKDGTGSHLVTVPPGPSLADALISSPILAGEGGAMLGLGASDFEFGVDPSADPELALALRVSMEEQRQRQEEEARRAAAASAAEAGIATTGTEDSDDALLKMTISQQEFGRTGLPDLSSMTEEEQIAYAMQMSLQGAEFGQAESADIDASSAMDTSEPTKEEDDYDVMQDPEFLQSVLENLPGVDPNNEAIRNAMGSLASQATKDGKKDKKEEDKK; from the exons ATGGTGTTGGAAAGCACTATGGTTTG CGTGGACAACAGCGAGTATATGCGGAACGGGGACTTCCTACCCACCCGGCTACAGGCCCAGCAGGATGCCGTCAACATAGTCTGTCACTCCAAGACCCGTAGCAACCCTGAGAACAACGTGGGCCTCATCACACTGGCCAA TGACTGTGAAGTGCTGACCACACTCACCCCTGACACCGGCCGCATCCTGTCTAAGCTCCACACTGTCCAACCCAAGGGCAAGATCACCTTCTGCACTGGCATCCGCGTGGCCCAT CTGGCCCTGAAGCACCGACAGGGCAAGAATCACAAGATGCGAATCATTGCCTTTGTGGGAAGCCCCGTGGAGGACAATGAGAAGGAT ctGGTGAAACTGGCTAAACGCCTCAAGAAGGAGAAAGTAAATGTTGACATTATCAATTTTGGGGAAGAG GAGGTGAACACAGAAAAGCTGACCGCCTTTGTAAACACATTGAATGGCAAAGATGGAACAGGTTCTCATCTGGTGACAGTGCCTCCTGGGCCCAGCTTGGCTGATGCCCTCATCAGTTCTCCGATTCTGGCTGGGGAAGGCGGTGCCATGCTGGGTCTGGGTGCCAGTGACTTTGAATTTGGAGTGGATCCCAGTGCTGATCCTGAGCTGGCCTTG GCCCTTCGTGTTTCTATGGAAGAACAGCGGCAGCGGCAGGAGGAGGAGGCGCGGCGGGCAGCTGCCGCCTCTGCCGCTGAGGCCGGAATCGCTACGACGGGGACTGAAG ACTCGGACGATGCCCTGCTGAAGATGACCATCAGCCAGCAGGAGTTTGGCCGCACTGGGCTCCCTGACCTAAGCAGTATGACCGAGGAAGAACAGATTGCATATGCGATGCAGATGTCTCTacagggtgcag AATTTGGCCAGGCAGAATCAGCTGACATTGACGCCAGTTCAGCCATGGACACATCTGAGCCCACCAAG GAGGAGGATGATTATGACGTGATGCAGGACCCCGAGTTCCTTCAGAGTGTCCTGGAGAACCTTCCAGGCGTGGATCCCAACAATGAGGCCATTCGAAATGCCATGGGCTCCCTGGCCTCCCAGGCCACCAAGGATGGCAAGAAGGACAAGAAGGAGGAGGACAAGAAGTGA